A single region of the Glycine max cultivar Williams 82 chromosome 20, Glycine_max_v4.0, whole genome shotgun sequence genome encodes:
- the LOC100787418 gene encoding E3 ubiquitin ligase BIG BROTHER-related isoform X4: MENDTAAAVNNNTTATATAKAGSGGVKSNNHNLEEEHSNLNGEEHMAEQVEAEEEEDREADDGEGEQTGSRQPSRTPFTNLSQVDADLALARTLQEQERAYMMLRMNNEGSDYGSWEGGSYLHDEGDDFDDLHDGTDVDEDEDDDDDEDDDDEEDEDEDAFDVHAHASAGEHDNPTIEFDPDVFSSDEAYARALQEAEEREMAARLLAFAGINDREEEDIEEHGANSQDAWEDVDPDELSYEELLALGEAVGTESRGLSTDTIACLPSVNYKTGSDQHGSNDSCVICRVDYEDDESLTVLSCKHLYHPECINNWLKINKSIFNRRRFCTRRIISYSWVKHER, encoded by the exons ATGGAGAACGACACTGCCGCCGCCGTTAACAATAACACCACCGCCACCGCCACCGCTAAAGCAGGTTCTGGAGGAGTGAAATCGAACAACCATAACCTAGAAGAGGAGCATTCCAATTTGAATGGCGAGGAGCACATGGCAGAACAAGTGGAGgcagaagaagaggaagatcgAGAAGCCGATGATGGTGAAGGAGAACAAACTGGATCTCGTCAACCTTCCAGAACCCCTTTCACTAATCTCAGCCAGGTCGATGCTGACCTCGCTCTCGCTCGAACCCTTCAGGAACAG GAAAGGGCATATATGATGCTGAGAATGAATAATGAAGGAAGTGATTATGGAAGTTGGGAAGGCGGAAGCTATTtgcatgatgaaggagatgattTTGATGATCTACATGATGGCACTGATGTGGATgaggatgaagatgatgatgatgatgaagatgatgatgatgaggagGATGAGGATGAAGATGCATTTGATGTCCATGCTCATGCTAGTGCTGGAGAACATGATAATCCCACTATTGAATTTGACCCAGATGTATTTTCAAGTGATGAAGCATATGCAAGAGCATTACAAGAAGCTGAAGAGAGGGAAATGGCAGCTAGACTATTGGCTTTTGCTGGGATAAATGATC gGGAAGAAGAGGACATAGAGGAGCATGGTGCTAATTCTCAG GATGCTTGGGAGGATGTTGATCCAGATGAACTTTCATATGAG GAATTACTGGCATTGGGTGAAGCAGTTGGAACTGAGAGCAGAGGTCTTTCAACTGATACTATTGCCTGTTTGCCTTCAGTCAACTACAAGACTGGGAGTGATCAACATGGAAGCAATGATTC GTGTGTCATTTGCCGGGTGGACTATGAGGATGATGAGTCCTTGACAGTTCTTTCCTGCAAACATCTGTACCATCCTGAGTGCATTAACAATTGGTTGAAAATAAACAAG AGTATCTTCAACAGAAGGAGGTTTTGCACTCGCAGAATCATCAGTTACAGCTGGGTTAAACATGAAAGATGA
- the LOC102669236 gene encoding putative pentatricopeptide repeat-containing protein At5g08310, mitochondrial yields the protein MALRTPQKLKLRPLPLFSVFSKLPLSTTPHNNNNNHSDASVADILVSVFTEQPNADTPELNCFAPILTPPLVESVLTRLRTWKLAHSFFHWASNQGFRHTCYTYNSIASILSRSHQTSPLKTLLKQISDSAPCSFTPGALGFLIRCLGHAGLAREAHHLFDEMRLKGLCVPNDYCYNCLLEALSKSGEVDLIEARLEEMKGFGWEFDKFTLTPLLQAYCNARRFDEALRVYNVMREKGWVDGHVCSMLALSFSKWGDVDKAFELVERMEGHGMRLNEKTFCVLIHGFVKEGRVDRALQLFDIMCRVGFTPPVSLFDVLIGGLCRNGDSHRALSLLSEMKEFGVTPDVGIFTKLISAFPDRGVIAKLLEEVPGGEEERTLVLIYNAVLTCYVNDGLMDEACRFLRMMIQSKASGDVQMDGFFNKVKKLVFPNGASFSIVINGLLKNDQLDLALSLFNDMKQFVDRPSVLIYNNLINSLCDSNRLEESRELLREMKESGVEPTHFTYNSIYGCLCKRKDVLGAIDMLKGMRACGHEPWIKNSTLLVKELCDHGMAIEACNFLDSMVQQGFLPDIVSYSAAIGGLIQIQELNRALQLFSDLYSRGHCPDVVASNILMRGLCKAYRVREAEKLLDEIVVKGFFPSVVTYNLLIDSWCKNGSVDKAMALLSRMSGEDREPNVITYSTLVDGFCRAERPDDALLVWNEMERKGCFPNQIAFMALIYGLCKCCRPTTALHYLREMEQKDMKPDSFIYIALISSFLSDMDLASAFEIFKEMVYSGYFPESHDKNYSIVMDAIDKFSKDHRTSSGIQVLMEEGKLPTHCP from the coding sequence ATGGCACTGAGGACACCACAGAAACTCAAACtccgtcctcttcctcttttctCTGTCTTCAGCAAACTCCCTCTTTCCACAACGCcccataacaataataataatcactCCGATGCTTCGGTTGCCGACATCCTCGTCTCGGTCTTCACCGAACAACCCAACGCCGACACCCCGGAACTGAACTGCTTCGCCCCCATTCTCACCCCTCCCCTTGTCGAGTCCGTCCTCACGCGCCTCCGCACGTGGAAACTCGCCCACTCCTTCTTCCACTGGGCATCCAACCAAGGCTTCCGCCACACCTGCTACACCTACAACTCCATCGCCTCCATCCTCTCACGCTCCCACCAGAcctctcctctcaaaaccctccTCAAACAAATCTCAGACTCCGCCCCTTGTTCCTTCACCCCCGGCGCATTGGGCTTCCTCATTCGCTGTTTGGGCCACGCGGGCCTCGCGCGAGAGGCCCACCACCTGTTCGATGAAATGCGACTGAAGGGTCTCTGCGTTCCCAATGATTACTGCTACAACTGCTTGTTGGAGGCTTTGTCCAAGTCCGGCGAGGTTGATTTGATAGAGGCCAGGTTGGAGGAGATGAAGGGGTTTGGTTGGGAGTTTGATAAGTTCACGCTCACCCCTTTGTTGCAGGCTTATTGCAATGCTCGCAGGTTTGATGAGGCTCTGAGGGTTTATAATGTGATGAGGGAAAAGGGTTGGGTTGATGGACATGTTTGCTCTATGTTGGCGTTGTCGTTTTCCAAGTGGGGTGATGTGGATAAGGCCTTTGAGTTGGTGGAGAGGATGGAGGGACATGGGATGAGGCTAAATGAGAAGActttttgtgttttgattcATGGGTTTGTCAAGGAGGGTCGGGTTGATAGGGCCCTTCAGTTGTTTGATATAATGTGTCGGGTTGGTTTTACTCCTCCTGTTTCCTTGTTTGATGTTCTCATTGGCGGATTGTGCAGGAATGGTGACAGTCATAGAGCTCTGAGTTTGCTTTCGGAGATGAAGGAGTTTGGGGTTACGCCGGATGTTGGAATCTTTACTAAGTTGATATCGGCTTTTCCGGACAGAGGTGTGATTGCCAAGTTGTTGGAAGAGGTTCCGGGAGGGGAAGAGGAGCGAACTCTTGTTTTGATTTACAATGCTGTCTTGACTTGTTATGTTAATGATGGGTTGATGGATGAAGCCTGTCGCTTTCTTCGGATGATGATTCAGAGCAAAGCCAGTGGTGATGTCCAGATGGATGGTTTCTTCAACAAGGTCAAGAAATTGGTTTTTCCAAATGGTGCTTCATTTAGCATTGTGATTAATGGCTTGCTAAAAAATGATCAGTTGGACCTTGCCCTGAGTCTCTTCAATGATATGAAACAATTTGTTGATAGACCAAGCGTTTTGATTTACAACAATCTGATTAATAGTCTATGTGATTCTAATAGATTGGAGGAAAGCCGTGAGCTCTTGAGAGAAATGAAAGAATCAGGAGTTGAACCAACTCATTTCACTTACAACTCGATATACGGATGCCTGTGTAAAAGAAAGGATGTTTTAGGGGCAATTGATATGTTGAAGGGGATGCGTGCTTGCGGGCATGAACCATGGATAAAAAATTCCACTCTTCTTGTGAAAGAACTATGCGATCATGGAATGGCCATAGAAGCATGTAATTTTCTCGACAGCATGGTTCAACAAGGTTTCCTTCCTGATATAGTTTCCTATTCTGCAGCAATAGGGGGCTTGATCCAGATTCAAGAACTGAATCGAGCTTTGCAATTGTTCAGTGATTTGTATTCTCGAGGCCATTGTCCTGATGTGGTTGCTTCTAACATATTGATGAGAGGGCTCTGCAAGGCCTACAGAGTCAGAGAAGCTGAAAAATTGTTGGACGAGATTGTTGTGAAGGGTTTCTTTCCCTCAGTTGTGACTTACAATCTGCTTATAGATAGTTGGTGCAAGAATGGTTCTGTTGATAAGGCTATGGCACTTCTTTCCAGAATGTCTGGAGAAGACAGGGAGCCCAATGTTATTACTTACTCGACTTTGGTGGATGGGTTCTGCAGAGCAGAAAGGCCTGATGATGCACTCTTGGTTTGGAATGAGATGGAAAGAAAAGGTTGTTTTCCAAATCAGATTGCTTTTATGGCACTTATTTATGGTCTTTGCAAATGCTGTAGGCCTACTACAGCACTCCATTATTTGCGTGAGATGGAACAGAAAGATATGAAACCGGACTCGTTCATTTATATTGCATTGATAAGTTCTTTTCTATCTGATATGGATTTGGCCTCCGCATTTGAGATTTTTAAGGAGATGGTTTATTCAGGATATTTCCCAGAATCCCATGATAAAAATTACTCCATTGTAATGGATGCAATTGACAAATTTTCCAAGGATCACAGAACATCCTCTGGTATACAAGTTTTGATGGAAGAGGGAAAACTTCCTACACATTGTCCGTGA
- the LOC100787418 gene encoding E3 ubiquitin ligase BIG BROTHER-related isoform X6 gives MENDTAAAVNNNTTATATAKAGSGGVKSNNHNLEEEHSNLNGEEHMAEQVEAEEEEDREADDGEGEQTGSRQPSRTPFTNLSQVDADLALARTLQEQERAYMMLRMNNEGSDYGSWEGGSYLHDEGDDFDDLHDGTDVDEDEDDDDDEDDDDEEDEDEDAFDVHAHASAGEHDNPTIEFDPDVFSSDEAYARALQEAEEREMAARLLAFAGINDREEEDIEEHGANSQDAWEDVDPDELSYEELLALGEAVGTESRGLSTDTIACLPSVNYKTGSDQHGSNDSCVICRVDYEDDESLTVLSCKHLYHPECINNWLKINKVCPVCSTEVSASGSNL, from the exons ATGGAGAACGACACTGCCGCCGCCGTTAACAATAACACCACCGCCACCGCCACCGCTAAAGCAGGTTCTGGAGGAGTGAAATCGAACAACCATAACCTAGAAGAGGAGCATTCCAATTTGAATGGCGAGGAGCACATGGCAGAACAAGTGGAGgcagaagaagaggaagatcgAGAAGCCGATGATGGTGAAGGAGAACAAACTGGATCTCGTCAACCTTCCAGAACCCCTTTCACTAATCTCAGCCAGGTCGATGCTGACCTCGCTCTCGCTCGAACCCTTCAGGAACAG GAAAGGGCATATATGATGCTGAGAATGAATAATGAAGGAAGTGATTATGGAAGTTGGGAAGGCGGAAGCTATTtgcatgatgaaggagatgattTTGATGATCTACATGATGGCACTGATGTGGATgaggatgaagatgatgatgatgatgaagatgatgatgatgaggagGATGAGGATGAAGATGCATTTGATGTCCATGCTCATGCTAGTGCTGGAGAACATGATAATCCCACTATTGAATTTGACCCAGATGTATTTTCAAGTGATGAAGCATATGCAAGAGCATTACAAGAAGCTGAAGAGAGGGAAATGGCAGCTAGACTATTGGCTTTTGCTGGGATAAATGATC gGGAAGAAGAGGACATAGAGGAGCATGGTGCTAATTCTCAG GATGCTTGGGAGGATGTTGATCCAGATGAACTTTCATATGAG GAATTACTGGCATTGGGTGAAGCAGTTGGAACTGAGAGCAGAGGTCTTTCAACTGATACTATTGCCTGTTTGCCTTCAGTCAACTACAAGACTGGGAGTGATCAACATGGAAGCAATGATTC GTGTGTCATTTGCCGGGTGGACTATGAGGATGATGAGTCCTTGACAGTTCTTTCCTGCAAACATCTGTACCATCCTGAGTGCATTAACAATTGGTTGAAAATAAACAAG GTTTGCCCAGTTTGTAGTACTGAGGTATCTGCTTCTGGGAGCAACTTGTAG
- the LOC100787418 gene encoding E3 ubiquitin ligase BIG BROTHER-related isoform X5 gives MENDTAAAVNNNTTATATAKAGSGGVKSNNHNLEEEHSNLNGEEHMAEQVEAEEEEDREADDGEGEQTGSRQPSRTPFTNLSQVDADLALARTLQEQERAYMMLRMNNEGSDYGSWEGGSYLHDEGDDFDDLHDGTDVDEDEDDDDDEDDDDEEDEDEDAFDVHAHASAGEHDNPTIEFDPDVFSSDEAYARALQEAEEREMAARLLAFAGINDLSFSISGEEEDIEEHGANSQDAWEDVDPDELSYEELLALGEAVGTESRGLSTDTIACLPSVNYKTGSDQHGSNDSCVICRVDYEDDESLTVLSCKHLYHPECINNWLKINKVCPVCSTEVSASGSNL, from the exons ATGGAGAACGACACTGCCGCCGCCGTTAACAATAACACCACCGCCACCGCCACCGCTAAAGCAGGTTCTGGAGGAGTGAAATCGAACAACCATAACCTAGAAGAGGAGCATTCCAATTTGAATGGCGAGGAGCACATGGCAGAACAAGTGGAGgcagaagaagaggaagatcgAGAAGCCGATGATGGTGAAGGAGAACAAACTGGATCTCGTCAACCTTCCAGAACCCCTTTCACTAATCTCAGCCAGGTCGATGCTGACCTCGCTCTCGCTCGAACCCTTCAGGAACAG GAAAGGGCATATATGATGCTGAGAATGAATAATGAAGGAAGTGATTATGGAAGTTGGGAAGGCGGAAGCTATTtgcatgatgaaggagatgattTTGATGATCTACATGATGGCACTGATGTGGATgaggatgaagatgatgatgatgatgaagatgatgatgatgaggagGATGAGGATGAAGATGCATTTGATGTCCATGCTCATGCTAGTGCTGGAGAACATGATAATCCCACTATTGAATTTGACCCAGATGTATTTTCAAGTGATGAAGCATATGCAAGAGCATTACAAGAAGCTGAAGAGAGGGAAATGGCAGCTAGACTATTGGCTTTTGCTGGGATAAATGATC tttcattttcaatttcaggGGAAGAAGAGGACATAGAGGAGCATGGTGCTAATTCTCAG GATGCTTGGGAGGATGTTGATCCAGATGAACTTTCATATGAG GAATTACTGGCATTGGGTGAAGCAGTTGGAACTGAGAGCAGAGGTCTTTCAACTGATACTATTGCCTGTTTGCCTTCAGTCAACTACAAGACTGGGAGTGATCAACATGGAAGCAATGATTC GTGTGTCATTTGCCGGGTGGACTATGAGGATGATGAGTCCTTGACAGTTCTTTCCTGCAAACATCTGTACCATCCTGAGTGCATTAACAATTGGTTGAAAATAAACAAG GTTTGCCCAGTTTGTAGTACTGAGGTATCTGCTTCTGGGAGCAACTTGTAG
- the LOC100787418 gene encoding E3 ubiquitin ligase BIG BROTHER-related isoform X2, whose product MENDTAAAVNNNTTATATAKAGSGGVKSNNHNLEEEHSNLNGEEHMAEQVEAEEEEDREADDGEGEQTGSRQPSRTPFTNLSQVDADLALARTLQEQERAYMMLRMNNEGSDYGSWEGGSYLHDEGDDFDDLHDGTDVDEDEDDDDDEDDDDEEDEDEDAFDVHAHASAGEHDNPTIEFDPDVFSSDEAYARALQEAEEREMAARLLAFAGINDLSFSISGEEEDIEEHGANSQDAWEDVDPDELSYEELLALGEAVGTESRGLSTDTIACLPSVNYKTGSDQHGSNDSCVICRVDYEDDESLTVLSCKHLYHPECINNWLKINKSIFNRRRFCTRRIISYSWVKHER is encoded by the exons ATGGAGAACGACACTGCCGCCGCCGTTAACAATAACACCACCGCCACCGCCACCGCTAAAGCAGGTTCTGGAGGAGTGAAATCGAACAACCATAACCTAGAAGAGGAGCATTCCAATTTGAATGGCGAGGAGCACATGGCAGAACAAGTGGAGgcagaagaagaggaagatcgAGAAGCCGATGATGGTGAAGGAGAACAAACTGGATCTCGTCAACCTTCCAGAACCCCTTTCACTAATCTCAGCCAGGTCGATGCTGACCTCGCTCTCGCTCGAACCCTTCAGGAACAG GAAAGGGCATATATGATGCTGAGAATGAATAATGAAGGAAGTGATTATGGAAGTTGGGAAGGCGGAAGCTATTtgcatgatgaaggagatgattTTGATGATCTACATGATGGCACTGATGTGGATgaggatgaagatgatgatgatgatgaagatgatgatgatgaggagGATGAGGATGAAGATGCATTTGATGTCCATGCTCATGCTAGTGCTGGAGAACATGATAATCCCACTATTGAATTTGACCCAGATGTATTTTCAAGTGATGAAGCATATGCAAGAGCATTACAAGAAGCTGAAGAGAGGGAAATGGCAGCTAGACTATTGGCTTTTGCTGGGATAAATGATC tttcattttcaatttcaggGGAAGAAGAGGACATAGAGGAGCATGGTGCTAATTCTCAG GATGCTTGGGAGGATGTTGATCCAGATGAACTTTCATATGAG GAATTACTGGCATTGGGTGAAGCAGTTGGAACTGAGAGCAGAGGTCTTTCAACTGATACTATTGCCTGTTTGCCTTCAGTCAACTACAAGACTGGGAGTGATCAACATGGAAGCAATGATTC GTGTGTCATTTGCCGGGTGGACTATGAGGATGATGAGTCCTTGACAGTTCTTTCCTGCAAACATCTGTACCATCCTGAGTGCATTAACAATTGGTTGAAAATAAACAAG AGTATCTTCAACAGAAGGAGGTTTTGCACTCGCAGAATCATCAGTTACAGCTGGGTTAAACATGAAAGATGA
- the LOC100787418 gene encoding E3 ubiquitin ligase BIG BROTHER-related isoform X3: MENDTAAAVNNNTTATATAKAGSGGVKSNNHNLEEEHSNLNGEEHMAEQVEAEEEEDREADDGEGEQTGSRQPSRTPFTNLSQVDADLALARTLQEQERAYMMLRMNNEGSDYGSWEGGSYLHDEGDDFDDLHDGTDVDEDEDDDDDEDDDDEEDEDEDAFDVHAHASAGEHDNPTIEFDPDVFSSDEAYARALQEAEEREMAARLLAFAGINDQPLVSFSISGEEEDIEEHGANSQDAWEDVDPDELSYEELLALGEAVGTESRGLSTDTIACLPSVNYKTGSDQHGSNDSCVICRVDYEDDESLTVLSCKHLYHPECINNWLKINKVCPVCSTEVSASGSNL, encoded by the exons ATGGAGAACGACACTGCCGCCGCCGTTAACAATAACACCACCGCCACCGCCACCGCTAAAGCAGGTTCTGGAGGAGTGAAATCGAACAACCATAACCTAGAAGAGGAGCATTCCAATTTGAATGGCGAGGAGCACATGGCAGAACAAGTGGAGgcagaagaagaggaagatcgAGAAGCCGATGATGGTGAAGGAGAACAAACTGGATCTCGTCAACCTTCCAGAACCCCTTTCACTAATCTCAGCCAGGTCGATGCTGACCTCGCTCTCGCTCGAACCCTTCAGGAACAG GAAAGGGCATATATGATGCTGAGAATGAATAATGAAGGAAGTGATTATGGAAGTTGGGAAGGCGGAAGCTATTtgcatgatgaaggagatgattTTGATGATCTACATGATGGCACTGATGTGGATgaggatgaagatgatgatgatgatgaagatgatgatgatgaggagGATGAGGATGAAGATGCATTTGATGTCCATGCTCATGCTAGTGCTGGAGAACATGATAATCCCACTATTGAATTTGACCCAGATGTATTTTCAAGTGATGAAGCATATGCAAGAGCATTACAAGAAGCTGAAGAGAGGGAAATGGCAGCTAGACTATTGGCTTTTGCTGGGATAAATGATC AACCACtagtttcattttcaatttcaggGGAAGAAGAGGACATAGAGGAGCATGGTGCTAATTCTCAG GATGCTTGGGAGGATGTTGATCCAGATGAACTTTCATATGAG GAATTACTGGCATTGGGTGAAGCAGTTGGAACTGAGAGCAGAGGTCTTTCAACTGATACTATTGCCTGTTTGCCTTCAGTCAACTACAAGACTGGGAGTGATCAACATGGAAGCAATGATTC GTGTGTCATTTGCCGGGTGGACTATGAGGATGATGAGTCCTTGACAGTTCTTTCCTGCAAACATCTGTACCATCCTGAGTGCATTAACAATTGGTTGAAAATAAACAAG GTTTGCCCAGTTTGTAGTACTGAGGTATCTGCTTCTGGGAGCAACTTGTAG
- the LOC100787418 gene encoding E3 ubiquitin ligase BIG BROTHER-related isoform X1, whose protein sequence is MENDTAAAVNNNTTATATAKAGSGGVKSNNHNLEEEHSNLNGEEHMAEQVEAEEEEDREADDGEGEQTGSRQPSRTPFTNLSQVDADLALARTLQEQERAYMMLRMNNEGSDYGSWEGGSYLHDEGDDFDDLHDGTDVDEDEDDDDDEDDDDEEDEDEDAFDVHAHASAGEHDNPTIEFDPDVFSSDEAYARALQEAEEREMAARLLAFAGINDQPLVSFSISGEEEDIEEHGANSQDAWEDVDPDELSYEELLALGEAVGTESRGLSTDTIACLPSVNYKTGSDQHGSNDSCVICRVDYEDDESLTVLSCKHLYHPECINNWLKINKSIFNRRRFCTRRIISYSWVKHER, encoded by the exons ATGGAGAACGACACTGCCGCCGCCGTTAACAATAACACCACCGCCACCGCCACCGCTAAAGCAGGTTCTGGAGGAGTGAAATCGAACAACCATAACCTAGAAGAGGAGCATTCCAATTTGAATGGCGAGGAGCACATGGCAGAACAAGTGGAGgcagaagaagaggaagatcgAGAAGCCGATGATGGTGAAGGAGAACAAACTGGATCTCGTCAACCTTCCAGAACCCCTTTCACTAATCTCAGCCAGGTCGATGCTGACCTCGCTCTCGCTCGAACCCTTCAGGAACAG GAAAGGGCATATATGATGCTGAGAATGAATAATGAAGGAAGTGATTATGGAAGTTGGGAAGGCGGAAGCTATTtgcatgatgaaggagatgattTTGATGATCTACATGATGGCACTGATGTGGATgaggatgaagatgatgatgatgatgaagatgatgatgatgaggagGATGAGGATGAAGATGCATTTGATGTCCATGCTCATGCTAGTGCTGGAGAACATGATAATCCCACTATTGAATTTGACCCAGATGTATTTTCAAGTGATGAAGCATATGCAAGAGCATTACAAGAAGCTGAAGAGAGGGAAATGGCAGCTAGACTATTGGCTTTTGCTGGGATAAATGATC AACCACtagtttcattttcaatttcaggGGAAGAAGAGGACATAGAGGAGCATGGTGCTAATTCTCAG GATGCTTGGGAGGATGTTGATCCAGATGAACTTTCATATGAG GAATTACTGGCATTGGGTGAAGCAGTTGGAACTGAGAGCAGAGGTCTTTCAACTGATACTATTGCCTGTTTGCCTTCAGTCAACTACAAGACTGGGAGTGATCAACATGGAAGCAATGATTC GTGTGTCATTTGCCGGGTGGACTATGAGGATGATGAGTCCTTGACAGTTCTTTCCTGCAAACATCTGTACCATCCTGAGTGCATTAACAATTGGTTGAAAATAAACAAG AGTATCTTCAACAGAAGGAGGTTTTGCACTCGCAGAATCATCAGTTACAGCTGGGTTAAACATGAAAGATGA